The following coding sequences lie in one Tachysurus fulvidraco isolate hzauxx_2018 chromosome 19, HZAU_PFXX_2.0, whole genome shotgun sequence genomic window:
- the LOC113645661 gene encoding achaete-scute homolog 4 has protein sequence MRFMLNEVVIKGRYNISLSRQMAADHLQEIAEQGSYVQPLSFGLCMHQHAPFRDALSLHFEQTYLEPVYSHRYSGCFSYMHFPTHLSMYDYSFEPAFIRKRNERERQRVRCVNEGYARLREHLPQEFEDKRLSKVETLRAAISYIKHLQNLLELRLPDAMMELSPGSTRGSEAVRQLTECNSDGESKHSLSDNGEPCY, from the exons ATGAGGTTTATGCTCAATGAAGTTGTCATTAAGGGAAG GTATAATATTTCTCTTAGCAGACAAATGGCTGCTGACCATTTGCAAGAGATTGCAGAGCAAGGGTCCTATGTGCAGCCTTTATCTTTTGGCCTGTGCATGCACCAGCATGCTCCGTTCAGAGATGCTCTAAGCCTCCACTTTGAGCAAACTTACTTAGAGCCGGTCTACAGCCACAGATACAGTGGGTGCTTCTCCTACATGCACTTCCCGACACACCTGAGCATGTACGACTACTCCTTTGAACCTGCATTCATCCGTAAACGCAACGAGCGCGAAAGGCAGAGAGTCCGTTGTGTGAACGAGGGCTATGCACGGCTCAGAGAGCACCTGCCTCAAGAGTTTGAGGATAAAAGGCTGAGTAAGGTGGAGACGTTACGTGCAGCCATCAGTTACATCAAACATCTGCAGAATCTCCTGGAGCTCCGGCTGCCAGATGCCATGATGGAGCTGTCACCTGGGAGCACGAGAGGAAGTGAAGCTGTGAGGCAGCTCACAGAGTGTAACAGTGATGGAGAGTCTAAACACAGCCTGAGTGACAACGGGGAACCATGCTACTGA
- the sapcd1 gene encoding suppressor APC domain-containing protein 1 isoform X2 encodes MACNGSYTVVIFPLQNSLYSSDALRFFQWLKKLHALEREKDSLWIGLQVLERARFWYQHQLNLNSQRNARIGTREHDKQERVNGSLGSLLNNAYVCSAAPDEKDGSDWCLRWSNAILTQEVSQKNDRISMLEFQKEMLIQQQDGIHYV; translated from the exons ATGGCATGTAATGGCTCCTACACAGTGGTTATCTTCCCTCTGCAGAACAGCCTGTACAGCTCGGATGCCCTGCGATTCTTCCAATGG CTGAAGAAACTGCATGCtctagaaagagagaaggacagtCTATGGATTGGACTGCAGGTCCTGGAACGGGCTCGGTTCTGGTATCAACATCAGCTCAATCTAAACTCCCAGAGAAATGCAAGGATTGGCACAAGAGAACATGACAAACAAGAA CGTGTGAACGGAAGTCTGGGCAGTTTGCTGAACaatgcatatgtgtgtagtgcagcaCCAGATGAGAAGGACGGCTCAGACTGGTGTCTGCGCTGGTCAAATGCTATACTCACCCAG GAAGTAAGTCAAAAGAATGACAGGATTTCTATGTTGGAGTTTCAGAAAGAGATGCTCATTCAACAACAGGATGGAATACACTACGTCTGA
- the cdkn1d gene encoding cyclin-dependent kinase inhibitor 1D produces the protein MATTSTQYDRMELEVVEEGVKPRGMTVRRNLFGPVDHQQLQQDFHRLLCMSVEVAKQRWNFDFESERPIPGSVEWEEMQCQDVPAFYHSCVVRTGKRSLEVPISAGGTLAYRGDELKKRVVKYRQAAITDFFTVKKRRFLHSKVSARQQEESRHLCS, from the exons ATGGCTACGACATCAACTCAGTATGACCGCATGGAGCTTGAAGTAGTGGAGGAGGGAGTTAAACCACGGGGCATGACTGTGCGGCGGAACCTTTTCGGCCCGGTGGACCACCAGCAGCTTCAGCAGGACTTCCACAGGCTCTTGTGCATGAGTGTGGAGGTGGCCAAGCAGCGCTGGAACTTTGACTTCGAGAGCGAGCGTCCTATCCCTGGCTCAGTGGAGTGGGAGGAGATGCAGTGCCAGGATGTGCCAGCCTTCTACCACAGTTGTGTGGTGAGGACGGGTAAACGAAGTCTAGAGGTTCCTATCAGTGCTGGTGGAACTTTGGCATACAGAGGAGATGAGTTGAAGAAGAGAGTAGTCAAATACAGACAAGCTGCTATCACAG ACTTCTTTACCGTCAAGAAGAGGAGGTTTCTTCATTCTAAAGTCTCAGCAAGGCAGCAAGAAGAGAGTAGACACTTATGCAGCTGA
- the sapcd1 gene encoding suppressor APC domain-containing protein 1 isoform X1, translated as MACNGSYTVVIFPLQNSLYSSDALRFFQWLKKLHALEREKDSLWIGLQVLERARFWYQHQLNLNSQRNARIGTREHDKQEDGWSCALRSSMQRVNGSLGSLLNNAYVCSAAPDEKDGSDWCLRWSNAILTQEVSQKNDRISMLEFQKEMLIQQQDGIHYV; from the exons ATGGCATGTAATGGCTCCTACACAGTGGTTATCTTCCCTCTGCAGAACAGCCTGTACAGCTCGGATGCCCTGCGATTCTTCCAATGG CTGAAGAAACTGCATGCtctagaaagagagaaggacagtCTATGGATTGGACTGCAGGTCCTGGAACGGGCTCGGTTCTGGTATCAACATCAGCTCAATCTAAACTCCCAGAGAAATGCAAGGATTGGCACAAGAGAACATGACAAACAAGAA gacggCTGGTCATGTGCATTGCGCTCCTCTATGCAGCGTGTGAACGGAAGTCTGGGCAGTTTGCTGAACaatgcatatgtgtgtagtgcagcaCCAGATGAGAAGGACGGCTCAGACTGGTGTCTGCGCTGGTCAAATGCTATACTCACCCAG GAAGTAAGTCAAAAGAATGACAGGATTTCTATGTTGGAGTTTCAGAAAGAGATGCTCATTCAACAACAGGATGGAATACACTACGTCTGA